In Streptomyces alboniger, the following are encoded in one genomic region:
- a CDS encoding very short patch repair endonuclease — MSRQNSRDTAPEVAVRRLLHAAGLRYRINTPVPGMPRRTIDIAFGKAKIAVFMDGCFWHGCPEHATWPKVNAEWWRQKLDRNIARDLETKKHLAEAGWTVLRFWEHEAPDEVAKRVAEAVARKRRSERPHRGEGTQ; from the coding sequence ATGAGTCGGCAGAACTCTCGCGACACCGCCCCAGAGGTCGCGGTCCGCCGCCTCCTGCACGCCGCCGGGCTGCGCTACCGCATCAATACCCCGGTGCCCGGCATGCCGCGCCGCACCATCGACATCGCCTTCGGCAAAGCCAAGATCGCCGTCTTCATGGACGGCTGCTTCTGGCACGGCTGCCCGGAGCACGCAACGTGGCCCAAGGTAAACGCGGAGTGGTGGCGACAAAAGCTCGACCGCAACATCGCGCGAGACCTGGAGACGAAAAAACACTTGGCCGAGGCCGGATGGACGGTTCTACGATTCTGGGAGCACGAAGCGCCCGACGAGGTGGCGAAACGGGTGGCTGAGGCCGTCGCGCGGAAGCGCCGGAGCGAGCGACCTCACAGAGGCGAAGGGACGCAGTGA
- a CDS encoding DNA cytosine methyltransferase: MSSLKFVDICSGGGGMALGLEQAGFHPVLLLDDKQVTCETLRMNRPTWNVLQTDLLGFKPTDHRETYDVDLLSAGLPRVKSSATAKRVETGSELRLLEAAVYLAHAVQPRALLIENVPGLVDSEAFQAVRTFIQKELEHLGYGFHWFILNAEDFGVPQDRKQGVLIALKRQYFDNFRRPAPIDAQHTTVGQALHASMSARGWAGADAWAAQADHVAPTLVGGSEKRGGADLGLTGTKKAWARMGINGAAFADEVPGPDGVQESDKSGSPLKKLTVDQAAILQAFPTDWIFAGKKTARYRQIGHASPPPVGKALGLAIAAALRA; the protein is encoded by the coding sequence GTGAGCAGCTTGAAATTCGTGGACATCTGCTCGGGCGGCGGAGGCATGGCCTTGGGGCTGGAGCAGGCCGGATTCCACCCCGTTCTGCTTCTGGACGACAAACAGGTCACCTGCGAGACGCTCCGCATGAACAGGCCGACCTGGAACGTGCTTCAAACGGATCTCCTGGGTTTCAAGCCGACCGACCACCGGGAGACCTACGACGTGGACCTGCTCTCCGCAGGGCTCCCACGGGTGAAGTCTTCGGCGACCGCCAAGCGCGTGGAGACCGGAAGCGAACTGCGTCTGCTCGAGGCCGCCGTATACCTGGCCCATGCCGTGCAGCCTCGCGCCTTGTTGATCGAAAACGTCCCGGGCCTCGTCGACAGCGAAGCTTTCCAAGCGGTGCGGACCTTCATCCAGAAGGAACTTGAGCATCTCGGATACGGATTTCACTGGTTCATCCTCAACGCTGAGGATTTCGGCGTCCCGCAGGACCGTAAACAAGGCGTACTCATAGCGCTGAAGCGTCAGTACTTCGACAACTTCCGCCGGCCGGCGCCGATCGACGCCCAGCACACGACAGTGGGTCAGGCGCTTCACGCGTCGATGTCCGCTCGGGGCTGGGCCGGGGCCGACGCCTGGGCAGCCCAGGCGGATCACGTCGCACCGACGCTGGTGGGCGGATCAGAGAAACGGGGAGGTGCCGACCTCGGGCTGACCGGGACCAAGAAGGCCTGGGCACGTATGGGCATCAATGGAGCCGCGTTCGCCGACGAGGTGCCCGGACCGGACGGCGTTCAGGAGTCGGACAAGTCCGGCTCCCCCCTGAAGAAGCTCACGGTGGACCAAGCGGCCATCCTTCAAGCCTTTCCCACCGACTGGATCTTCGCCGGGAAGAAGACGGCCCGCTACCGTCAGATCGGCCACGCCTCACCGCCGCCCGTGGGCAAGGCTCTGGGGCTCGCCATCGCCGCGGCCCTGCGGGCCTGA
- a CDS encoding DNA cytosine methyltransferase: MTSAPRRPPLPADFHIVDLFAGPGGLDVAATVLGVESIGVEWDEPTRATRAAAGLRTTSEKDVAELGPCDPEVADANVLTGGPPCQTFSVAGNREGHQALEVVKRLASRLGGHENAASFEAAWKEVKTETDAMSDERTGLVLQPLRWIMEAKLKREKPYDVIVLEQVPTVLPVWKHYVEILRGSDYSADAHILHAEEFGVPQTRRRAVLIARYAPGSGNKSVEFPRPTHQRYRPGVERLPELQTPEQNAQEALFGRPRSDEPIKRWTAMQDVLHERPTDFEVVSNYGSGGDPKKRGRRTSEEPAATVTGKIRRNRVFRLKKTRAGTKQIGEELDRLTLKEAGLLQSFPAAYPWRSTDVAQQIGNAIPPRLSLHILSSALGFGEPEEKLITRLEEWQPPAVDDPAESA, from the coding sequence ATGACCTCTGCGCCTCGTCGACCACCCCTGCCCGCGGATTTCCACATCGTGGATCTATTCGCCGGCCCCGGTGGACTCGATGTCGCAGCCACGGTCCTGGGAGTGGAATCCATCGGGGTCGAGTGGGACGAACCGACGCGTGCAACGCGTGCGGCGGCGGGCCTGCGAACCACCAGCGAGAAGGACGTCGCCGAGCTCGGCCCCTGCGATCCCGAGGTGGCGGACGCGAACGTACTCACCGGTGGCCCTCCGTGCCAGACGTTTTCGGTCGCTGGAAACCGCGAGGGGCACCAGGCACTGGAGGTCGTCAAGCGGCTGGCTTCACGTTTGGGCGGCCACGAGAACGCAGCTTCTTTCGAGGCCGCTTGGAAAGAGGTCAAGACCGAGACCGACGCCATGTCGGACGAGCGCACCGGTCTCGTGCTCCAGCCACTCCGCTGGATCATGGAAGCCAAACTCAAGCGCGAGAAGCCGTACGACGTCATCGTCCTGGAGCAGGTGCCGACCGTTCTGCCGGTGTGGAAGCACTACGTCGAAATCCTCAGGGGATCCGACTACTCGGCTGACGCCCACATCCTGCACGCCGAGGAATTCGGTGTACCGCAGACCCGTCGACGTGCCGTACTGATCGCCCGATATGCCCCAGGAAGCGGCAACAAAAGCGTCGAGTTCCCCCGACCGACTCATCAGCGATACCGCCCGGGGGTCGAGCGGCTACCGGAGTTGCAGACCCCTGAACAGAACGCCCAGGAGGCCCTGTTCGGCAGACCTCGTAGCGACGAGCCGATCAAGCGTTGGACGGCAATGCAGGATGTCCTTCACGAGCGGCCCACCGACTTCGAAGTGGTCTCCAACTACGGCTCGGGCGGCGACCCCAAGAAGCGAGGTCGCCGCACCTCGGAGGAACCGGCGGCAACAGTCACCGGCAAGATCCGACGTAACCGGGTATTTCGCCTGAAGAAGACAAGAGCCGGTACCAAGCAGATCGGCGAGGAGTTGGACCGGCTGACTCTCAAGGAAGCCGGCCTTCTGCAATCATTCCCTGCTGCCTATCCGTGGCGATCGACCGATGTCGCCCAACAGATCGGCAACGCCATTCCGCCGCGTCTCTCCCTCCACATCCTGAGCTCTGCCCTCGGCTTCGGGGAGCCGGAGGAGAAGCTGATCACGCGCCTGGAGGAGTGGCAGCCCCCGGCGGTCGACGACCCCGCCGAGAGCGCCTGA
- a CDS encoding DUF6339 family protein: MTDRPAYLPERLAWLSDLNAAQYLTEGLLTGKEDVPAIALNKRAEPLPRDGARTESGPVRDLVDEAMRMWCDGKPTKADAWIAPRLHATLRLTRGEAADRRFWNYLALGVAPDYVVWRHMSEPKEDGKLPSVATGRFRGAHYTQTFARLWWAAELFRNGPDYGPVVTACTHQDMLNTALRLDVIDHRPTAQAMVRLIDRGVVRNGREINALAGAINASAATLMYDVISPDVERDGHALQRWIDASEWAGPVPHKTLPEGPDEERAPDTSVEALADYFAELFEDAPVRGREPSGDRNA; the protein is encoded by the coding sequence ATGACCGACCGACCGGCGTACCTGCCCGAACGCCTGGCGTGGCTCTCGGACCTCAACGCCGCCCAGTACCTCACCGAAGGGTTGCTCACGGGCAAGGAGGATGTACCCGCCATCGCCCTCAACAAGAGGGCCGAGCCCCTACCGCGTGACGGTGCCCGGACGGAGTCGGGTCCCGTGCGTGACCTCGTCGACGAGGCCATGCGCATGTGGTGCGACGGCAAGCCGACGAAAGCGGACGCATGGATTGCTCCGCGGCTGCATGCGACACTCCGGCTCACCCGCGGTGAAGCCGCTGACCGCAGGTTCTGGAACTACCTGGCCTTGGGCGTCGCCCCCGACTACGTCGTCTGGCGCCACATGTCGGAGCCCAAGGAGGACGGGAAGTTGCCCAGTGTCGCGACCGGTCGCTTCCGTGGCGCTCACTACACTCAGACGTTCGCCCGGTTGTGGTGGGCCGCCGAACTGTTCCGGAACGGTCCCGATTACGGTCCGGTAGTCACTGCCTGTACTCACCAGGACATGCTCAACACCGCGTTGCGGCTCGATGTCATCGACCATCGGCCCACGGCCCAAGCGATGGTGCGTCTCATAGACCGCGGCGTCGTGCGGAACGGGCGTGAGATCAACGCTCTGGCCGGCGCAATCAATGCATCGGCTGCCACCTTGATGTACGACGTCATCTCTCCGGACGTGGAGCGTGACGGCCATGCGTTGCAGCGGTGGATCGATGCTTCGGAATGGGCGGGCCCCGTGCCTCACAAGACGCTTCCCGAGGGGCCGGATGAGGAGCGGGCCCCGGACACCTCGGTGGAGGCGCTGGCCGACTACTTCGCGGAACTCTTCGAGGACGCACCGGTACGTGGGCGGGAGCCGAGCGGCGACAGGAATGCCTGA